In a single window of the Luteolibacter yonseiensis genome:
- a CDS encoding MotA/TolQ/ExbB proton channel family protein: MIAAGLMEPSGLIEQGGPLVWVLLGLAFVGVVCVVERLFFFHRARVNVGNLLTGLSHHVRRRAFAEALHEAARTPGPVARVAHATLLRYYLPRTDLRDVAQEAGQMEVPAIEKNIRSILGAALLAPLVGMLGTLVGMLETFQKVSEKGGFTGPAELSAGVFTALVTSIIGLTVAVPLYLFYLYFLGRAKRLVHRIERAGIEMVHLIADAREEEEFAPFRGEVAGAKKTAKPQKDPVG; this comes from the coding sequence ATGATTGCAGCAGGACTGATGGAACCTTCCGGCCTGATCGAGCAGGGTGGCCCGCTGGTGTGGGTGCTGCTGGGACTGGCATTTGTGGGTGTGGTGTGCGTGGTGGAACGGCTTTTCTTCTTCCACCGGGCCCGGGTGAATGTGGGAAACCTGCTTACGGGGCTGTCCCACCACGTCCGGCGGCGCGCGTTCGCGGAAGCCCTGCATGAGGCGGCGAGAACTCCCGGGCCGGTGGCGAGGGTGGCTCATGCGACCTTGCTGCGCTATTACCTGCCGAGGACGGACCTCCGCGATGTGGCGCAGGAGGCGGGGCAAATGGAAGTGCCCGCCATCGAAAAAAACATCAGGTCCATCCTTGGGGCCGCGTTGCTCGCTCCCCTTGTCGGCATGTTGGGGACGCTGGTGGGAATGTTGGAAACCTTTCAAAAGGTCAGCGAAAAGGGTGGTTTCACCGGTCCTGCCGAACTTTCCGCAGGGGTGTTCACCGCGCTGGTCACCTCCATCATCGGACTGACGGTCGCGGTGCCGCTATACCTGTTCTACCTTTATTTCCTCGGCCGGGCGAAGCGTCTGGTACACCGCATCGAGCGGGCGGGCATCGAAATGGTGCACCTCATCGCGGATGCGCGTGAGGAGGAGGAATTCGCGCCTTTCCGGGGAGAGGTGGCCGGTGCGAAAAAAACGGCGAAGCCACAGAAAGACCCGGTGGGATGA
- a CDS encoding ExbD/TolR family protein translates to MKLEMTLPERPGFLHAVPILNIFALMLLFFLLGPSMVMQSGVSVDLPPSRFQMDRYDQSLVVTLGPGDGGPRIHLGRDAVTREELAGRLDKLREDGVQTKAIVLLQTDAGTPVGEEREVAEMVVGKGFRMALVGKTVSGKADVVPNTQAK, encoded by the coding sequence ATGAAGTTGGAAATGACGTTGCCCGAGCGTCCGGGATTCTTGCACGCGGTGCCGATACTGAACATTTTCGCGCTCATGCTGCTGTTTTTCCTGTTGGGACCGTCGATGGTGATGCAGTCCGGCGTGTCGGTGGACCTGCCTCCGTCGCGTTTCCAGATGGACCGCTACGACCAATCGCTCGTTGTAACGCTGGGGCCTGGCGACGGCGGGCCGCGGATTCACCTCGGTCGGGATGCGGTGACCCGCGAGGAACTGGCCGGACGGTTGGACAAGCTCCGTGAGGACGGCGTCCAAACCAAGGCGATCGTCCTGCTCCAGACCGACGCGGGCACGCCGGTGGGAGAGGAGCGCGAGGTGGCGGAGATGGTGGTCGGCAAGGGGTTCCGCATGGCATTGGTCGGAAAGACGGTTTCCGGCAAGGCGGATGTCGTCCCGAACACACAGGCGAAATAA
- the lepA gene encoding translation elongation factor 4, with the protein MSTELTRNFSIIAHIDHGKTTLSDRLMGATNTVAQRDEKAQLLDAMDLEREKGITIKSHPVAMEYKAKDGIVYKLNLLDTPGHVDFSYEVARSLAACEGAILMVDAAQGVEAQTVANLHLAHEQNLVIIPVLNKIDLPAADVEKCRKQLEDILAIPGEDAIPASAKAGIGIEDILEAIVARVPAPVENPDKLLRCSVFDSIYDTYRGVVSYVRVFSGTVKKGQRVKLMHTNKTYEVKEVGVFTPKMNAREKLVAGDVGYVIANMKSADEAKIGDTITDNTHPCPEPLPGYKEIQPMVFSGIYPVESSDYEALKAAMGKLQINDAAFTYGSESSTALGFGFRCGFLGLLHMEIIQERLRREFNMDVISTYPSVIYQVTLTDGTELIVDNPTLFPEPQTIQEIREPIVNVYIMVPGEYIGDMMQLVLEKRGDVTNTETIDDMRVMLSCVLPLSEILVDFNDRLKSMTRGYGSMDYEHAGYRPAKMVKMDMLIAGDPVEAFSTIVHRDKAESYGRVLAGKLKDVIPSHLFVVAIQAAVGGKIVARESISAMRKNVTAKCYGGDISRKRKLLEKQKEGKKKMKMFGKVNIPQDAFIKVLKSGD; encoded by the coding sequence ATGTCCACCGAGCTGACCCGAAATTTCTCCATCATCGCCCACATCGACCACGGGAAAACCACGCTCTCCGACCGGCTGATGGGAGCGACGAATACCGTGGCCCAGCGCGACGAAAAGGCCCAGCTCCTTGATGCGATGGATCTGGAACGGGAAAAGGGGATCACCATCAAGTCCCACCCGGTCGCGATGGAATACAAGGCGAAGGACGGGATTGTTTATAAACTCAACCTTCTCGACACACCCGGGCACGTGGACTTCTCCTATGAAGTGGCGCGGTCGCTGGCAGCCTGTGAGGGAGCGATCCTGATGGTGGATGCGGCTCAAGGGGTGGAAGCCCAGACGGTTGCGAACCTGCATCTGGCGCATGAGCAGAATCTCGTCATCATTCCGGTTCTCAACAAGATCGACCTTCCTGCCGCGGATGTGGAAAAGTGCCGCAAGCAATTGGAGGACATCCTCGCGATTCCAGGCGAGGACGCGATCCCCGCTTCCGCCAAGGCGGGAATCGGCATCGAGGACATTCTCGAAGCCATCGTCGCCCGTGTTCCGGCCCCGGTGGAAAATCCTGACAAGCTGTTGCGTTGCTCGGTTTTCGACTCCATTTATGACACCTATCGGGGTGTGGTCTCCTACGTCCGGGTCTTTTCCGGCACGGTGAAGAAAGGCCAGCGCGTGAAGCTGATGCACACCAACAAGACCTACGAGGTGAAGGAGGTGGGTGTTTTCACTCCCAAGATGAACGCTCGGGAGAAGCTTGTGGCGGGGGACGTCGGCTACGTCATCGCCAACATGAAATCCGCCGATGAGGCGAAGATCGGCGATACCATCACCGACAACACCCACCCGTGTCCCGAACCGCTTCCCGGTTACAAGGAGATCCAGCCGATGGTCTTCTCCGGCATTTATCCGGTCGAGTCCTCGGACTATGAGGCGCTGAAGGCTGCGATGGGCAAGCTGCAGATCAACGACGCCGCGTTCACCTACGGCTCGGAAAGCTCCACCGCCCTCGGCTTCGGCTTCCGCTGCGGATTCCTCGGCCTGCTTCACATGGAGATCATCCAGGAGCGCCTGCGCCGCGAATTCAACATGGACGTGATCTCCACCTATCCGTCCGTGATCTATCAAGTCACGCTCACCGATGGCACCGAGCTCATCGTGGACAACCCGACACTCTTTCCCGAGCCGCAGACCATCCAGGAAATCCGCGAGCCCATCGTGAACGTCTACATCATGGTTCCCGGGGAATACATCGGGGACATGATGCAGCTCGTGCTCGAAAAGCGTGGTGACGTCACGAATACCGAGACCATCGACGACATGCGCGTCATGCTTTCCTGCGTCCTTCCCCTTTCCGAAATCCTGGTGGATTTCAATGACAGGCTCAAATCCATGACCCGCGGATATGGCTCCATGGATTACGAACACGCGGGCTATCGTCCTGCGAAAATGGTCAAGATGGACATGCTCATCGCCGGTGATCCCGTTGAAGCGTTCTCCACCATCGTCCACCGCGACAAGGCCGAGTCCTATGGCCGCGTGCTCGCCGGCAAGCTCAAGGACGTCATTCCGTCCCATCTTTTCGTTGTCGCCATCCAGGCCGCCGTCGGCGGGAAGATCGTCGCCCGTGAATCCATCTCCGCGATGCGGAAAAACGTCACCGCCAAGTGCTACGGGGGCGACATTTCCCGGAAGCGCAAGCTGCTCGAAAAGCAGAAGGAAGGTAAGAAGAAGATGAAGATGTTCGGCAAGGTGAACATCCCTCAGGACGCGTTCATCAAGGTGCTGAAGTCGGGGGATTGA
- a CDS encoding class I SAM-dependent methyltransferase produces the protein MIEKIKRMLGAFQKSSKYEAGERHCPLCDKSSKTFSEYGVVPRKDARCPHCGSLERHRLVWLYLSRKSKLLTKPPRRALHIAPEGILERKFRPLIGKGYITADLLVSNVDVKMDITDIQYPDESFGFIYCSHVLEHVPDDRKAMREFHRVLTRHGIAILLVPITAKETVEDPSVEDPKERLRLFGQEDHVRRYGPDYLSRLEEEGFVVKKIKRNDFLTPREIGEMGITAAAGELYICKKGPKS, from the coding sequence ATGATTGAAAAAATAAAAAGGATGCTCGGAGCATTTCAAAAGAGTTCTAAATATGAAGCCGGCGAACGCCATTGCCCGCTTTGTGATAAAAGCTCGAAAACTTTCAGTGAATATGGAGTAGTCCCCCGCAAGGATGCCCGATGCCCTCACTGCGGCTCTCTTGAACGGCACCGTCTCGTCTGGCTTTATCTTTCCAGAAAATCAAAACTACTCACCAAGCCGCCGCGCAGGGCGCTGCATATTGCTCCTGAGGGCATTTTGGAACGAAAATTCCGTCCGCTGATCGGAAAGGGGTACATAACGGCCGATTTGCTTGTTTCGAATGTGGATGTGAAGATGGACATAACCGATATCCAGTATCCTGACGAGTCTTTCGGCTTCATCTATTGCAGTCACGTCTTGGAGCACGTTCCGGATGACCGTAAGGCAATGCGAGAATTCCATCGCGTTCTAACCCGGCACGGAATTGCGATTTTATTGGTGCCGATTACTGCGAAGGAAACGGTTGAGGACCCATCGGTTGAAGATCCGAAGGAGAGGCTCCGTCTTTTCGGTCAGGAAGACCATGTCCGCAGATATGGGCCGGATTACTTGTCCCGTTTGGAGGAAGAAGGATTTGTGGTGAAAAAAATAAAGAGGAACGATTTTTTAACTCCAAGGGAAATTGGCGAAATGGGCATTACGGCGGCGGCTGGCGAATTATACATATGTAAGAAAGGCCCGAAATCATGA
- a CDS encoding N-acetylmuramoyl-L-alanine amidase family protein, giving the protein MEHPSRSGFRLRSLFASLLLAVTMLGPVPAAPAPAASKWNITKIDGRSYVSVDDIKSFYNFTKMSRSGATVILENAKVEMQLKVGGTDCLMNNVKFVFSQTIAAQGDKIYVSQIDLAKLIDPVLRPNFIQNAGDFRTVVLDPGHGGKDPGATNALGTEARYNIKVAEIAKKQLEARGFRVVMTRTTDVYQSLQERVDFANAVKEDAIYVSIHFNSGGRSARGIETFTLSPPGISHYGSGWKASDNQARAGNEHDSANIALATSVHGSILRRLGKNTLDRGIKRARFSVLSGVRHPAILLEGGFMSHPYEAKLIDNGAYQNAIATGIVEAIAKYRFAVGNVKAVPRN; this is encoded by the coding sequence ATGGAACATCCCTCGCGATCCGGCTTCCGATTGCGGTCCTTGTTCGCGAGCCTGCTGCTCGCGGTGACGATGCTTGGCCCGGTTCCAGCCGCTCCGGCCCCGGCGGCATCGAAGTGGAACATCACGAAGATCGACGGCCGCTCGTATGTTTCGGTGGATGACATCAAGAGCTTCTACAATTTCACCAAGATGTCCCGTTCCGGCGCCACCGTCATTCTTGAGAACGCCAAGGTCGAGATGCAGTTGAAGGTGGGCGGGACGGATTGCCTGATGAACAACGTCAAGTTTGTCTTCAGCCAGACCATCGCGGCCCAGGGAGACAAGATCTACGTCTCGCAGATCGACCTCGCGAAGCTCATCGATCCCGTGCTGCGGCCGAATTTCATCCAGAATGCCGGGGATTTCCGTACGGTGGTGCTCGATCCCGGCCATGGAGGGAAGGATCCCGGTGCCACGAACGCTCTGGGCACGGAGGCCAGATACAACATCAAGGTGGCGGAAATCGCGAAAAAGCAATTGGAAGCGAGAGGCTTCCGGGTGGTGATGACCCGCACTACGGATGTCTACCAGTCGCTGCAGGAACGCGTGGATTTCGCGAACGCGGTGAAGGAGGATGCGATCTACGTGAGCATCCACTTCAATTCCGGTGGACGTTCCGCCCGTGGCATCGAGACATTCACCCTTTCTCCGCCGGGCATCTCCCATTACGGATCCGGTTGGAAGGCTTCCGACAACCAGGCGCGGGCTGGAAACGAGCATGATTCGGCGAACATCGCTCTCGCCACCTCGGTCCATGGTTCGATCCTGCGCCGGCTTGGAAAAAACACCCTCGACCGCGGCATCAAGCGTGCCCGGTTCAGCGTGCTCTCGGGGGTGCGTCACCCGGCGATCCTTCTGGAGGGTGGTTTCATGAGCCATCCTTACGAAGCCAAGCTGATCGACAACGGCGCCTATCAGAACGCCATCGCCACGGGCATTGTCGAGGCCATCGCGAAATATCGTTTTGCCGTCGGCAACGTGAAGGCGGTGCCGAGGAACTAA
- the folP gene encoding dihydropteroate synthase, with protein MIWKTRRLTLDLSHQARVMGILNVTPDSFSDGGEHLAVETAHSHALRMIAEGADLIDIGGESTRPGAAAVPEDEEIARTVPVIRRLRAAWDGLISIDTSKAGVAKAALEAGADIVNDVSGLLADAGMAQVCAGSGCGVVVMHMQGRPQTMQAAPRYEDVVAEVRAFFQERFRTLTAAGIAKEALCFDPGIGFGKTLGHNLALLRSLGDISVEERPLLLGVSRKSFIAGILGSDSLTDREWPTVAITANAREKGIMLHRVHAVRPNVEALRMTEAILNGTVADARPPVTRP; from the coding sequence ATGATCTGGAAAACCCGCCGCCTCACGCTCGACCTCTCGCACCAGGCGCGGGTGATGGGAATCCTCAATGTGACTCCGGACTCGTTCTCCGACGGAGGCGAACATCTTGCGGTGGAAACGGCCCACTCCCACGCCCTCCGGATGATCGCCGAGGGTGCGGACCTGATCGATATCGGGGGCGAATCCACGCGCCCGGGAGCCGCCGCGGTGCCGGAGGACGAGGAAATCGCACGCACGGTGCCGGTCATCCGCCGGTTGCGTGCCGCATGGGATGGGTTGATTTCCATCGATACCTCCAAGGCCGGAGTCGCAAAGGCGGCGCTGGAAGCCGGCGCGGACATCGTGAACGACGTGAGCGGCCTGCTGGCGGATGCCGGAATGGCGCAGGTATGCGCCGGCAGCGGTTGCGGCGTGGTGGTGATGCACATGCAGGGCCGCCCGCAAACGATGCAGGCGGCACCCCGCTACGAAGATGTGGTGGCCGAGGTGCGGGCATTTTTCCAAGAACGGTTCCGCACGCTGACAGCCGCGGGTATCGCGAAGGAAGCCCTGTGTTTCGACCCTGGCATTGGTTTCGGAAAAACGCTCGGACACAATCTGGCGCTGCTGCGTTCCCTTGGGGATATTTCCGTGGAGGAAAGACCGCTGTTGCTGGGAGTCTCCCGCAAGTCTTTCATCGCAGGAATATTGGGAAGTGACAGCCTCACGGACCGCGAGTGGCCCACGGTGGCGATCACCGCGAACGCACGGGAAAAAGGGATCATGCTGCACCGCGTGCATGCGGTGCGGCCCAATGTGGAGGCCCTGAGAATGACGGAGGCGATCCTGAATGGAACCGTGGCGGATGCGCGGCCACCTGTGACCCGACCATAG